The sequence CTCGATCCCAAACTTACCAAAGCCGAAGCGCTCAGAAATGCACAATTAACGATGATTGCCGATCGAAATTACTCGCACCCTGCAATTTGGTCGCCGTTTGTTTTGATTGGAAATTGGCTGTAGGTATTAATTTTCCTGACATTTCTTGACTGGGCGCGATCGCGCGTTCTAAGATGCGGCTTTGCTACAAAGAGAGGAAAATCATGAGAAAGTACGCGATCGCGATCGGATTAACAATCGTCTCCGGCTTAACCCCTCTCCCCGCAAAAGCGGTCAGTCTCATCAACGAGATTACAAGTATCTACGCATTTGGGGACAGTCTTTCCGACACGGGAAACTTGTTTAACGCAACAGGACTTCCCCCCTTCCCCTACTTTGACGGGCGTTTCTCCAACGGTCTAAATTGGATCGATTATCTCTCTCAAGATTTGGGACTGGACACCCCCACCCCCATCACTGATGTGCGAGATGGAACAGCTCCCACGGATGGCATTAACTTCGCCTTTGGCGGCGCGACAACGGGTTTGGATAATACCGTCTCTCCCAGACTTCTCGGCTTACAACAGCAGGTTGGAGCCTTTGCCAGCCTAATTGCTCCAGGGGGAGTCGATCCTAACGGGTTATATCTCCTTTGGGGCGGCGCAAACGATTACCTCCCCACCGACAGCACGACGTTTATCCCTTTTGATAACCCCACCCAAACTATCGACAATCTATCTGCGGCAATTACCACTCTCGCAGGCTTAGGGGCTAAAAATATTATGGTGGTTAACCAGCCCGACTTTGGAAGCATTCCTCGCGTTCTGGGAAACGATCCGACCTTTTCCCTCCCTCCGGATACCCCAACTCTCGCAGAATTCAATGCCTTATCGAACTCGCACAACACTCAATTAGACTCACTTCTCGACAGTTTGAGTAACGATCCCCTGCTCGATCTCAATCTCCTTTCATTAGATGTCAATTCCCTTTTTCGACAGGCGATTAGCGATCCAGCATTAGGGTTTACAAATACAACTGAACCCTGCCTATTTACCATCACCTGCGTCTTCAACCCCTCCCAACAGGAGCAATTTCTTTTTTGGGACGGTTTACACATCACCACCAGAGCGCATGAACTTGTCGCTCAACAGGCATTCGCAACCCTCGAACATAACGCAGAAGAATCGGTTCCCGAACCCAATAGCGCGATCGGAATCTTGGCAATGGGTGTTTTGGGTGGAGGCGCGTTACTCAAACGCCAACGCCAACGCCAATCAAAATCTGTTGCCATTAAGTCCTAGTGGTCTGTCAATTTTCAATTTGTGGGTAGATTGTTTCCCCGTGTCCCCGCATCGCTCTAAGCGCACAAAACCGAGCTTGACGAACTACTAGGTACCACTTGAAGATGTAATCAACCATGAATTGATCATCGCGCGATCTCTACTCCAAGCTTGAAAGAATGGGAGAAAATTTCTTTAGCTTTGAGAAGCGTAACTTTGAATTGCCGAAATTATCTGCTCAGAATATTGATAGATATCTGCAACGCTTTCAATAGAATTTTTCGTTTCCTGTTTATTAGCATCAAAAGTGCCTAGATGTTTTTGACGAGTGTTAAACCAAAATCTACATATAGGCTTTCGATTATTATCTTCAAAAAAGACACTCATATAAGTTTTGGCATCTCGATGTGCTATACGCTCAGGATCTACTACCTTCGCTGCTATTGCTTGCACTATACGAAAAGCCTGTAATTCCTCTTCAGTAGTAACAATGCCAGAATCCTCATCATCACTTATTTCAACTTGAGGTTTGTCTTCCTGTACCCCCTTTGAAGGTTCGCCCTCAGTTTCCAGTGCTGAAAGTAAACGATCGCTCACCTTCTCACTGATAAATTGATGCAAGCCTTTTTCAACTAAAGGAATGAAAGTCTCTTTAGCTGTTCCTATCCATCTAGATCTCGGGTTAACTTGTGTAAAAAAGTACCTACAAAAATCTTCATCGGGAGATTCATACTGCTCTGCCAATATTTTTTTTATCGCAGAAGTATATTTAAGTTCACTCGCTGTACTAAGGACTTCTTCTAAATCAAAATCATCTTTTGCTAATTTCTTGACTTCTTTCACAAGGTTAGGGCGTGGATCTTCTAAATCTAATTCTAAAAATGGACGTTGATCCATTTTGTTGGGTTCTTCCAAATCAGAATAGAAGCGATACTGTATTCCATTCGTGAGAATCGTAATTCTTGCTTTCGTTACGGAAAAATAACGGAAAAGTTGGGACATTTCTGCGTCCCTCAAATCAACTCCCGCTTTTTTGCACTCAACCAAAAGAATAATTTCCTCATCATTCAGGATCGCATAATCAACCTTCTCCCCCTTTTTAATACCCACATCGGCGGTGAACTCTGGAACAACTTCTTTAGGATTGAAAATATCATAGCCCAAAGCTAAAATGAAAGGCATCACCAGAGCATTTTTCGTCGCTTCTTCTGTCTGAAGATTTCCACGTAAACTAGGAAGGCGTTGAACTAATGCGGCAAATTTTTCATCAAATGACATAAACTCAATCCTTTAAAAATTTTCTTAGGCAATCGGAGCAAATTATATTTCCGAAGAGTACCCCGATTTTCCTGTTACTTAGTAAGCATACTAAACCACGTCTAGCTTGAAAATATTAGTTTCAAGAATCCACCGAAAAATCTTTTAGGCTAGAGACTTTAGGTTTTGGAGCATCCTAAAAGAAACTCCAGGTTTCGACGTGGACGCAGTTTATTTAACCACTAGTAGTCTGTCAATTTTTAATTTGCGGGTCAAAAAATTCTCCCCGTCTCCCTGTCTCCCACTCTCCGCGTCTCCCACTCTCCGCGTCTCCGTGTCATTATTAAAGCTGGGTCTGGGGTAATGTGAGGGTAAAAGTGGTTTGAAAAATTTGAGGATCGTCTGTGGGTTCGCTTGTCACCGCGATCGCGCCATTCAGGTGATCCACTAAAGACTTAACCAACGCCAACCCCAAACCTGTCCCGTGTCCGCTACCGGATTTCGGTGAATTTTGCTCAAAAGGTTTGAAAATTGTCTTTTTTGCTGCGGAAGAAATCTCTGTCCCAAAATTCGTTACGGCGATCGTGATGAAACGCTCTGATCCTTCAGATATTGGAGTTACACCGAGGTGAACGGTGGTTTCCGGGGTAGAAAATTTCCCTGCATTACTGAGTAACTGGGAAAGAATGCTATTGAGGCTATTCAAATCCGTGTGGAGTTTCAAGGGGAAGTTTGGATAGTCAACAGCGAGAGTCAAGGCAAAACCTTCATCTTGCCATTGTTTAATAAAAGATTGCTCTAACTCTCGAATCACCTCCGGAAGATCGATCTGTTGGGGATGGGATTTAAATTGTTTGGAATCGAGTTGCTGTAGGGTTAATAAGTCGTTAATTAAGTTAATTTCTTTACTACATTCATCCTCCAAAATTTTGAAATAGCTCTGTTGGCGATCGCCTTCGGGAGCAATTTTGAGCATCTCAATCGACATCTTCATTTTGGTGAGGGGATGTTTGAGTTCGTCTTGAACCGTTGAAAGAAAGGAGTCTTTCATCTGATTCAACTGCTTGAGTTCTTCGATCTGCTGGCGCATTTTTTCCGATAATCGCGCTTTAACTTCCAAACTGCGCGTCAGTTGAGCAGTACGTTCGTCCACCATCGATTGAACGCGCCGCAGCGCTTGGTGATGAATAATTTCGCTACTGACTTGGGAGCTAATCCAGGCAATTAGATCCAATTCTTCCGGTTGCCAAGTACGAGGATAGCGATCCTCAAATACCAAAAACCCCAATACGGTACCGGGGTGAGCATCGCTCGTTTTCCGTCCCATCAACGGCGCAAACAGTAAGGCGCGACTTTGAGCGGGATCTAAACCCAAACTGAGTTGTTCAATGTTCTCCAAAATTGGCTCGCAGGAGCAATCAAAAATTGCAAAGGGTTGCGGCGCGCAACTCCAGGCTTGGGAGAAGAGGGGAGAATCCGCGAGGGTAAACGTGGACTGGATTGAAAGTTCGTCTTGGGGAATTGCCGACCATTGCTCGATCGCGTTAACGGTGGCTTTGGGAATGTCTTGGCGATCGCGGCTTTGGTAGAGGGGGTTTGTATATTTGAGCATGACCACCCAGCCTCGATAGAGTTGCAGCGCTTGTGCGGTTTCTTCTAAGGCACTTTTGAGGATTTGAGGCAGATCGGAGGCACTGCGAATCGTATTGCTGAGATGGTTGAGGAGAATTTGATAGCGGTTACTGGCTCCTACTTGTTGCTGAAGTCGCGCGCGATCGCAAGCGAGAGCAACCCAGGAAGCAATGTTTTGCAGTTTTTTCTTATCCGTTTTGCTCCAGGAGCGAGCCTGAGCGCGACCCAGAATAATCAGTCCATTCGCGCGATCGCGCGTCCCTTGAACCAAGAGCGTGCGGCTTGCGAGACAATCGAGGAGTGCATTAGGCGCTTTATTGGCGCGAATCTCCTGGGGTTTGATCGTCCCCTGTTCTTCAATCTCCCCAACAATTTTTGCAAAAGTCGCATCGGAGAGAACGCAAGTTGTCAACTCAGGGGAAAAAGCAACACTACTCCCATCTTGCCAAAATCCCGTTTTCGCTTGCGCGCCGCGATCGGGTTGAGCCAGAATCAAGCAGGCATCCGCATTTAAAATTGCCCCTAGTTCCCGTGCAATCCCGGAAAGCATGGTTTGGGCATCCGAGCTAGCGAGAATAATTTGTATAATCTGTTGCCCAAAGTCGTCGCCTGCTTCTAAATCGTACATCTTTGTACTCGCAAAACACTGCTACTGATGAACGGTGACAGCATAGCAAGTCAATAGTTCAATTCAAACTTTTGCCCGGAAGACTCATCAACAAGCACTCTCTAGGAGGGAGCGGATTCCCGTTACTTCCGGAATCCCTGATTCAAAGGGCGAAGGGTTGACTGACTCAATTGGAGTCCGATAGCTGCCGATCGATCTACTGTAGATCGATCTACCACGTTCGTGTTTATAATTCCCGATTTTGTGTGAGAAATTTCATTCAACTGTCTTACTTAATATTTTCCCTCACATACTACTTGTCTCGAGCATTTTTTTGTCGATCGGCCTGTTTCTGTGCCATCTCGCTATTATTGCGGTAGAGAATGACTCGTTCCTGAGCTTTGGCGTAGCGGGTGTCGCTGGGGGGGACAGTTGCCATCAAATCCGAGGCGCGCTGCCACTGCGCCGCTAAATCCAACCACTGGGCAACAGTTTGGGCGGTTTGCCCTTCGAGGGACGCATCTTCTGCCATGCGAATGGCATTGGCAAAGGCATCGTTATTGTTGTTGAGGGGCGGGGACACCACAGTGCTAGAGACGGGGATGGGAGGGGTAGTTTTCGCGAGGTTTGAGGGGTTTGGCTCGCGCGATCGCCAGTAAAGAACGCCCCCGCCCGCTCCCAAAATCAAGCAACTCCCCAGGATACCCCCCACTAGCCCTTGCCAGTAAGAGCGTTTGGGCGATTGCAGGAGCGACAGGGATTGTTGCAATTTGGGGGATTTGCTTGAGAGCGCCTCTCGCTGTTGAAACTGTCGTCTTAAGCGCTGGAACCAATTGGGGGGAGTAATGGCAATCTCTTGCATCCAAAGCAGTTGGTTGTCTGGATCTCGCGTGATTTCCTCAAGCCACAGGAGTTGTTGTTCGCGGGCAATGCGAGCATTAATGCGAACGCGGCGGAAATTAGGGGGGGCAAGACTTTCTAACATTCCCTGAAGGCGCGGAATGAGTTGGGATCGATCTAATTGCTCGACAGTCGCGGCTTCACAGAGAATTTGCAGAATTCCATCCGAAAACATGGCTCTGGTTCTCACGCCCAAATCTGCAAGTTGCTCGTTCATCAATTGAATCAAAGCTGCCATACTGCCTTGACGAGCTTGTCGAACAATTTCATCAATTCTCTCTGCCATTTCCGGTTGAATCATGGTTATAGATACTAATCCCACAATGCGGTCGAATGGAAATCGCATCTCTTTGAGTTATAGCAGTCGCTAAAACAGTTAGGACAACAGCCAAAGCACTAAACCTTGGCGGGTCAAGGTTTTCCCTTCTGCCCTCTACCTCCTGCCTTTGGCGATAGAGGCTGTTTGCGATAGGAATTCCTTAGCGATCGCGTCTGAGAGCCACAACCCACTTCGTCATTGAGTAACATTCGACCCAATTTGTACTAGCGTATACAAATATTAGACTAAATTTCTGAACCTGATGATAACTTAAGCGCGTCCCCTCTCGCTACACCGAATAGAGTACAGCGCTTTATGGAAAATCCCTTAAGATCCCCAACGCGATCGCGAAATACTAGCAATCCGCCCGGTGAGAATGCGAAAATAACAAGATTAAGGCAATGGAGATCCCCAAAAAGGAGAAAATCAATCGTGTTATTGAAATCTACAACTCGTCACATTCGCCTCTACGCAGCAGAAGTCCAAGATAACGAGCTGATTGAGAGCAACAATGTTTTGACCTTAGATGTCGATCCCGATAACGAATTTAATTGGAGTGAAGATGCCCTACAACGGGTTTACCATCAATTTGACGAGCTAGTGGAATCTTACAGCAACCAAGATTTGACGGAATACAATCTCCGTCGCATTGGTTCTGATTTGGAACACTTGATTCGCGATCTCTTGCAACAAGGTCAAATTAGTTACAATCTTCAGGGGCGCGTTCTCAACTACAGTATGGGATTGCCTCGCATGGAAAGCCCAGAATCCGAAGGAAAGTACGCCAGTTAAATCCTAAATCCCTTACCCTATTGCAACTTTGTCCTCTGATAAATCTCTAAATCCCTGGCATTACAAACCCTGGTGGTGTCAACCTTGGTCGATCGTGCTAACCGGAATTCTCCTGGTGGTGGGAAGCGGTTTTCTCAGCAATCGCCTGTGGGTTGCCGCGATCGTTGCCTTGCCCATTTTAATGTGGTGGGGCTATTTTCTAATTCTCTGGCCGAGACTGATGCAAAGTAGTGGAATTTTGTCCGAATACCATCGAGAATTGCGAGATTAAAAATCTTTGAGGGTAAATTTGGTTAACATCGGATTGTTAAGCTAAAACACATTCAAATTGGGTATCGAGCGCTCTGTCTCAAAGCCGTCAATCTCTCACCGTGTCACCGCGTCCCCCATTCCCCGTGTCAGCCCTAACTAAGGCGATTCAAACGGATTTTATATCACCCCATCCCCGTGTCAGTCTCATTCACAATTTTAAATGCATAGCAGCTTATGCTCCACTGCTCCAATTCCAACTGCCAAGTAGCTAATTCCCCGGACGATCGATTTTGTCTCAGGTGCAAAACGCCGCTAATCCATCGCTATTTATGGGCAGTGGGAACGGAAATGCTTGCGAATTCCCCCGGTCAAATCCTCGATGAGCGCTATCTCATCATCCAACCGCAAATTGTTCTCGATACAAAACCCGCTCAACCACTAGCCCTCTCCTCAGACGTTCCCAATTGGATTGCGCCCTATCTCAAACTGTTTGCCTATCGCTTGCACGTACCGCAAGTGTATGGACAAGTCGCCCCAAGCGGTGCAGCAGGATCGATCTGGTTGTTGGAGTATGGCAGTTTTCCCAGCAGCGTCACCGAGCAGTTCGCGCGGGGTCGATTTTTTTCAACCTTGAACGAGGCGTGGGTTCATGGGAATTCCCTGCGCCAGCTCAATTGGTTGGGGCAAATTGCTCGCTTGTGGGATCCGCTTCAAGACCAGGGAGTGGCTTCGAGTTTGTTGAACCCTTCCTTGTTGCGGATCAATGGTTCTGTGCTGCTGCTGCGGGAGTTGCAAGGGGATGGGAACGAAGAATTGCCAACTTTGGCGCGTCTCGGTCGGTTGTGGTCGCAATGGACGCAGGATGCATCTCCCACCATTCAGCCATTTTTGAAAAATACCTGCGAACAATTGGAGTCCGGCGCGATCGCGAACGCCGAGCAATTAATCGCGGCATTAGATTTTGCCCTCGCCGAGTGCGGTAGCCGCGCAACCCGACAGTATCAAATTTATACTCGCACCGATGCAGGGCCCAGTCGCGACCACAACGAAGATGCTTGCTATCCCGCAGAAGGCAACGTGGCGCGCGTCGAACCCCAAGCCGCTCCCCTCGCGATCGTCTGCGATGGCATTGGGGGACATGATGGGGGAGAAATTGCATCCCACCTGGCAATTAATACGATTCAGGAGCAAGTTTCGCGACAGTCCTCCAGCACGAATTCCTCTAACCCTTCCCTCACGCTACAACTCCTAGAAGAAGCCGTTTGTAAAGCCAACGATCTCCTCAGCGACCGCAACGATAGCGAACAACGGCACGATCGCCAGCGCATGGGGACAACCCTGGTCATGGCGTTGGCGCGCGCTCACGAAATGTATCTCACTCATGTGGGGGATTCTCGAATTTATTGGATCGCGCGATCGGGTTGCTATCAAGTCACCCTGGATGACGATCTCGCATCTCGCGAAGTTCGCTTGGGTTACACCCTCTATCGCCATGCCCTCAACTATTCCAACGCAGGGGCTTTGGTTCAGGCATTAGGAATGAGCGCCTCTTCTCGCCTATACCCGACTGTCAATCGCATTACCCTCGATGAAGATGGAGTCTTTTTGCTGTGTTCTGATGGCTTAAGCGATTTCGATCGCGTGGAACAATATTGGGAGACGGAAATCTTACCGATTCTCTCAGAAGAAACCGATATCGCTCAGGCGGTGGAACGCCTCGTCCACATTGCCAATACCCAAAATGGTCACGATAATGTAACGGTTGCCCTGCTTTGGGTTCGGGTCAGCTTGCCCCAAACGCCCCAAACGCCCATTCAGGCACTCGATCGACTCCCCCGCATTGCCCAAACCGCCCGACCCGCTCCCGCATCGCCCTCCTCCCAAGGGACGCAACCTGCAATCCCCCCGGAAACCCCTCAAACATCCCCTCCCCCCTTACTAAGAGCGCTAACCCTTCTCGCCCTGCTGGGGTTGGGTTTAGGCGGACTGTCCTATGGCTTGTTTCCTGAAGTGCGATCGCGCGTCAATGCCCTAGGAACAAGGGAAAAAGACGAACCCGCACTCGCCCCAACCTCTTCCCCATTACCGGAACCGCCCCTGGAAGTGGGCAATGCCCTCAAGCTGCCAACGGAGATTACCCTATATTCCCAACCCGCCGCCGAACCGACGACCGCCGACAAAATCATCGTTCCTCCCGGAACCGTCTTGCAAGTCGTCCAAAAACAGGCAATGGAGGACAAAACCCTGTGGCTCAAGTTCAAAACTTGCGCAACTGCGCCCAGCAATCCGCCCCAATTGCAACCTCTCCCACCTCAAGAAGGGTGGATTGCCGCCGATACCCTCTCCCTACTCGCTCCCCAACCCCTAACCGCCCTTCCCCCAGGGTGTCAAACGCCAACCCCTCGCCCTAATTCTCAACCCCCAACCCCCGAACTTTAACTTTCCTCGCCTTTAGGCAAGGAAGAATGTCAAACTGAGTATCGTAGATCGAATTTCTGGATGCAATTGAAGGTTGCAGTATGCCTGTCGGAGTAAATCCTTGTTTGAGTTTAGCGATCGCGCGCCTATCCACCGCCAGCCCAGAGCATTTTGCTATCTGGGTTCTCCAAGCCCCCCTTCCCGGAGCCTACGTCCACCACGACTGCATTTGGTTGGAGGAACTCACCCAACAATGGTTGGCATGGCAACAAATGTTTTCCGTGCAAAACCAACCCCATCTCCCCGTCGTCCACCCCCTATTGCCCACCTTTCCACCACTCAATCCGGAAACTTCAGCTAGAGGCTATAGCGGGCGATTGATGCAGGAATTTGGAATGTCCCTGTGGCAATGGCTTTTTAGCGGCTCGATTCGCAACAGCCTTGCTCAAAGTCGAGGAATGGCAATCGGACAAAGCAAACCCCTGCGCTTGCGACTCGATATTCGCGATCCCAACCTGATTCCCCTTCCCTGGGAAATCATGCAACCCGAAGCCGGAAAACAATCCATCGCTCTCAATCAACAACTCCTCTTCAGCCGCACCACCAACGATGTCGATCCCCTCAGTTTGGTGCGCGCCCGCGAAGAGTTAAATATTCTCTTGGTCTTGGGTCAAAATTCGGAGCGCGCCAGTCAAAGCGACGATCTCCTGCAACTTCAACAAGAGGCAGATATTCTGATCCAAGCCATCAAACAGCATCCCATTCCCGGCACTCCCGTGGAGCAATTCACCGCTCCCGTTCCCGCGCGCGTCCAACCCCTGATTCAACCGACGACTGCCGCCCTGATCGACGCTCTCGAACAAGGCAATTACAATGTCTTCTTTTACGCGGGTCACGGCATTCCCGCCCCCGATGGTGGCTCCCTCCTTCTCTCAAGGGATGCAACGATTAATGGAACAGAACTCGCTCAGGTTCTCGCGCGAACCAAAATTGTCCTAGCGGTGTTCAACGCCTGTTGGGGAGCGCAACCCGATCGCATCGAACAGCGCACGATTCCGCGCAGCAGTTTGGCAGAAGTTTTGATTCATCACGGCGTTCCCGCAGTCTTAGCCATGCGCGACCTGATTGCCGATCGCGAAGCGCTCAGTTTCATTGAAACCTTTACCGAAGCCCTGGCTCAACGAATGCCTATCGATCTCGCGGTTGCGATGGCGAGACAGCAACTCCTCACTCTCTATAAATTCAATCAACCCGCTTGGACGCTACCCATTTTGTATATGCATCCGGAGTTTGAGGGGGAACTGATTCAATCCATCGATCGCGGCATTACCGAACTGCCAACCATTCTCCCCAGCCATTTTGATGCTCCCCACCCCGTCGCCTTACTGCGGTCTTTAGAGGATGACGATCGGGTTTGGCAAATTCGCGGCGGATTGATGCGAGTGGGACGGCGACCGGAAAACGATCTCGTGATTTCAGAGCAGTGGGTCAGTCAAAAGCACGCGAAAATTTTCTGTCGCGAAACGGGAAGAGAGCCAGGGGCGAGTACTCCCAGTTATTTTCTCGAAGATGACTCCCGCTACGGCACTTTTATTTCTAGCGCCGAGGGATGGCAAAAAATTCATCACCAAGAAGTTGTTTTGCAATCGGGGGTACAGATTAAATTTGGAAGTTTGCAGGGTCAAGGACTAGAGTTCGCGATCGAAGTGGAGTAGGATTCTGTATATTAATCGTGAATCAATGGAAATTTAATTTTCAAATGGTTCGGAACGCGACCCTATCGCCGTGTAGGTATTCATAGTCAGTTGGGAGTATTCGGTAGGACTAGAAGGAGAATTATTATGCTCGATCGATCGATTAATTGCCAAAACGATATTACCAAGCTCAAAACCGTTCAAGCAGAGTTCCTAGAGGCGCTCTTAGAAAAGGAAGCCATTTATCCCTGGAATCCGGCAGAACCCGAAACAGAAGAATATTTAGCACACCTCGAACAGGAATTTTCCCTGGCGGATTGGTCGGAAACTCAGGACGTTCTTCCCCGCACCGAAGGCTTATTTTCTGCTTTCGATCGATGCTGGTCTGCTTCTGGTGTTGAAGCGCTGTGCGATTCGCTATGGGAGCGTTTTGGGGAGTGCGTTCCTAGAAAATGGCTGGGCGCGATCGCGGCTCAAGCGGAAACTCTAGCTTCTCAGGAAATGCACTTGGCAGATCGCCTCGTTCAGTGCGTTCAACCCATTTTGTCTCAGTGGGGAGAAGAGGATTTGTATTTGTTTGCCCGTCCGTTTGTCTATGCAATGCGTTCTGCGGAGCAAGAGGATTGCGATCGCGTGGATTGGGACACGCTTTCCCCAATCGAACGGGCGCGCTATACCCTAAAAATTGCCCGCTATGCCGTGAAACAGTTGGAAGCAAACGATTCCGATTGAGTGACCGATATTGTTTTCAATGTTGGAGTTATGAACAATAATGATGAGGCGGACTGCTCGTCCGCCTTACTTGTTAAAGAATGAAACGAGTTTTTAAATTTTTATCTTTGTCTGGGCGCGATCGCGCGCTTTTGTTGAGTGCAATGCTACTACTCGCAGCAATCCGCTTGGGACTGGTCTTTCTGCCCTTTCAAACCTTGCGTCGCCTACTGGGGAAAATAGCTCGATCCTCCCGTGTAGAATCGAGAATGGAGAGATCGCGCGATCGTATTATTTGGGCAGTTGAAACCGCCAGTCGCTACCTTCCCGGTCAAAGTCGCTGTTTGGCAAGAGCATTAACCGCTCAAGTCCTGCTCTCTCGTCAGGGCTACGAGGCTCAAATTCGCATCGGCGTGGCGAAAGATAGTAGAGGTCATCTAGAAGCTCATGCCTGGGTTGAGAGCCAAGGAAACGTCGTTCTGGGGCGTTTGAGCAACTGGGAGCGGTTTACCCCATTGCCTCATTTAGATGCGCCTCGTAGGAATTGACACGGAGACGTGGGGACAATTACCCATTCTTCTGATGACTAAAGCCGATCCTCTACACTTTTAGCCAATCCGAAAGATCGCGATCGATTAACTCCTGAAGTTCTAGAATATCCTCGCGATAAAGATCGACCAACAACGCTCGTTCCTCCTGAGAAAGCGCCCCATGACTCTTATCTGCCGAATTTAAATTAATTAAACTTTGGCGAATTGCCTGCCTTTTTTCTTCCGGTAAAAACACTTTAAGAGTAGAAGCAACCGCCGTTCGCAATGGATTTTGCTTGCGTAACATTCGGTTAATCGATTGATTTTTAGGAACTTGAGCGGTTTGAGCGCGACGAGAAGTATCGGGTTTAAGAGTATCATCCACCCCAATAAAGCGATACATTTCCTGCATGAATGAGATGGAATCCTTACACAGATCCTCGTATAAATAAACGCGGATTTTCTCGCGATCGAACTGTTCGTAAAAATGCTTTAATTGTTGGGCATAAAATCCCTTTCGTAAAATAAAAGATTTATGAGCGCTGAACTTCACTTGCTCTGACAAACTCTTGACCTTCGGCGAACCAATTGCATCGCGGATATGCATTAAGTGGTCGGAATGCGCCCGTTCTGTCGGATTTCGTAAAACGGCAATCAGTTTTGCATCGGGAACGTAACGTTTAATTCGCTCAATTGCAGTTTTATAGTGAAACAAATAGTTCGGAGACGCTTCCCCCAGTGCAATTTCATCTTCTACCCCTGAAAAGAGTTGGCAATACTGTTCAAAGGTATTGATTTTTGTACTATTTTCAGAATTCCCATCCGCAATACGCTGTTCCCAATCTTTTTCTAGGAAATTGGTTTCCTTAACAGGGCTGAGGTACACTTGAGGATGTTGCTTGAGATAGCGATAAATTGAGGTTGTTCCTGCTTTTTGAACGCCGACAATCAGAAAGTTGGGTGATTTCATCGTTGTTAGAGTTGATAAGTTTCAGCGATCTTTGAATTGCTCTTGCATCTAACTTATATTTTGAGCCAACGAGAGCAATTGGGAAGTCTTAGCCTACTTACAGCATTCCCACAAATTTGTGGAATCTCACAAGCGTGAGTTGAATCTGTGCTGTAGACAAAAAAAATTCTTCCACACCCTATTACTCTGAAGATATAACACTACGCATTGAGATTAGAACATCCGCGAGTTCCATAAGGTGAGAAAACCTGCGAGACTTCCACTACAGAAATTATCGCAGGTTAAAGCAAGGAACCTTTTTTCAATCTCTTATTCCGCTTGGGAGTCGCGTTCGTCTGCCATCTGTTCGCCGTTTGGTAATTCCAAGCAATACCCCGCACCGTAAACGGTTTTAATATATTTTGGATGGCGAGGATCGGGTTCGAGTTTGGTGCGCAAATGCCGAATATGAACTCTAATTGTCTCAATATCGTCATCAGGATCGTAACCCCAAACCTCTTTGAGGATTTCGCTAGGAGAGACGGTTTGTCCGTGGCGCTGAAGCAAGCA comes from Lusitaniella coriacea LEGE 07157 and encodes:
- a CDS encoding sulfotransferase family protein, whose amino-acid sequence is MKSPNFLIVGVQKAGTTSIYRYLKQHPQVYLSPVKETNFLEKDWEQRIADGNSENSTKINTFEQYCQLFSGVEDEIALGEASPNYLFHYKTAIERIKRYVPDAKLIAVLRNPTERAHSDHLMHIRDAIGSPKVKSLSEQVKFSAHKSFILRKGFYAQQLKHFYEQFDREKIRVYLYEDLCKDSISFMQEMYRFIGVDDTLKPDTSRRAQTAQVPKNQSINRMLRKQNPLRTAVASTLKVFLPEEKRQAIRQSLINLNSADKSHGALSQEERALLVDLYREDILELQELIDRDLSDWLKV
- a CDS encoding PP2C family protein-serine/threonine phosphatase; translation: MLANSPGQILDERYLIIQPQIVLDTKPAQPLALSSDVPNWIAPYLKLFAYRLHVPQVYGQVAPSGAAGSIWLLEYGSFPSSVTEQFARGRFFSTLNEAWVHGNSLRQLNWLGQIARLWDPLQDQGVASSLLNPSLLRINGSVLLLRELQGDGNEELPTLARLGRLWSQWTQDASPTIQPFLKNTCEQLESGAIANAEQLIAALDFALAECGSRATRQYQIYTRTDAGPSRDHNEDACYPAEGNVARVEPQAAPLAIVCDGIGGHDGGEIASHLAINTIQEQVSRQSSSTNSSNPSLTLQLLEEAVCKANDLLSDRNDSEQRHDRQRMGTTLVMALARAHEMYLTHVGDSRIYWIARSGCYQVTLDDDLASREVRLGYTLYRHALNYSNAGALVQALGMSASSRLYPTVNRITLDEDGVFLLCSDGLSDFDRVEQYWETEILPILSEETDIAQAVERLVHIANTQNGHDNVTVALLWVRVSLPQTPQTPIQALDRLPRIAQTARPAPASPSSQGTQPAIPPETPQTSPPPLLRALTLLALLGLGLGGLSYGLFPEVRSRVNALGTREKDEPALAPTSSPLPEPPLEVGNALKLPTEITLYSQPAAEPTTADKIIVPPGTVLQVVQKQAMEDKTLWLKFKTCATAPSNPPQLQPLPPQEGWIAADTLSLLAPQPLTALPPGCQTPTPRPNSQPPTPEL
- a CDS encoding CHAT domain-containing protein, producing the protein MPVGVNPCLSLAIARLSTASPEHFAIWVLQAPLPGAYVHHDCIWLEELTQQWLAWQQMFSVQNQPHLPVVHPLLPTFPPLNPETSARGYSGRLMQEFGMSLWQWLFSGSIRNSLAQSRGMAIGQSKPLRLRLDIRDPNLIPLPWEIMQPEAGKQSIALNQQLLFSRTTNDVDPLSLVRAREELNILLVLGQNSERASQSDDLLQLQQEADILIQAIKQHPIPGTPVEQFTAPVPARVQPLIQPTTAALIDALEQGNYNVFFYAGHGIPAPDGGSLLLSRDATINGTELAQVLARTKIVLAVFNACWGAQPDRIEQRTIPRSSLAEVLIHHGVPAVLAMRDLIADREALSFIETFTEALAQRMPIDLAVAMARQQLLTLYKFNQPAWTLPILYMHPEFEGELIQSIDRGITELPTILPSHFDAPHPVALLRSLEDDDRVWQIRGGLMRVGRRPENDLVISEQWVSQKHAKIFCRETGREPGASTPSYFLEDDSRYGTFISSAEGWQKIHHQEVVLQSGVQIKFGSLQGQGLEFAIEVE
- a CDS encoding lasso peptide biosynthesis B2 protein, which translates into the protein MKRVFKFLSLSGRDRALLLSAMLLLAAIRLGLVFLPFQTLRRLLGKIARSSRVESRMERSRDRIIWAVETASRYLPGQSRCLARALTAQVLLSRQGYEAQIRIGVAKDSRGHLEAHAWVESQGNVVLGRLSNWERFTPLPHLDAPRRN